A window of Methylobacterium bullatum genomic DNA:
ACGGTGCGATTGAGGACCGTCTGGACCTCGATACCCGGCGGGAGCGTGCGCCGGATCTCGGTCATGCGTGCATCGACGGCGGCGGCCACGGTGCGGCTGTTCTCGCCGATGAGCATCAGTGCGGTGCCGATGACAACTTCCTGCCCGTCCTCGCTGCCCGAGCCGGTGCGCAGGTCGCGCCCGATACGGACCTCAGCGATGTCGGAGATACGCACCGGCACGCCGCCGCGCGTGGTCACGACGACCGAACCGATGTCCTCCATGGTCTCCAGGCGGCCAGCGGCGCGCACGACGTAGCCCTCGCCGTTGTCCTCCAGGTAGCGCGCACCCTGGTTGGCGTTGTTGGCTTCCAGCGCACGGCCGATGTCGGCGAATGACAGGTCGAGGGCGGTCAGCCTCATTGGATCGGGCTGGACATGGTACTGCTTCTCGAAGCCGCCGATGCCGTCGACGCCGGCCACGCCCCGCACGGTCTTCACCTGGGGACGGATGATCCAGTCCTGGACCGTGCGCAGATAGGCTGTGCGTTCGAGCTCTGTCCTCAGCCTCTGGCCCTCGGGGGTAAGATAGCTTTCGTCCGACTGCCAGCCGGGCTTACCGACGGGCGAGACCTTGCGCTCCCCGGGCTTCGCGTAGTGCACCGACCACATGTAGATCTCGCCGAGCCCGGTCGAGATTGGCCCCATGCGCGGCTCAACCCCGGACGGCATCGCCGCCTCAGCCTCCTGAAGGCGCTCAGCAACCTGTTGGCGGGCGAAGTAGATGTCCGTCGTCTCGGAGAAGACGGCAGTGACCTGGGAGAACCCGTTTCGTGAGAGCGAGCGGGTGTATTCCAGCCCCTTGATGCCCGCGAGTGCCGTCTCGACCTGATACGTGATGATTTTTTCGATATCGACCGGCGACAACGAGGGCGCCGTGGTGTTGATCTGGACTTGGTTGTTGGTGATGTCTGGCACCGCGTCGATGGGGAGCTTGGTCAGCGAGAACACACCGAACCCTGCCGCCAGCAGCGACAGAAGCACCACGAGCCAGCGCTGGTGGACAGAGAAGTCGAGGATCTTCGAGATCATGATGGCCGCCCTCAGTGCGCGTGGTCGGCTTCGGCCTTGCCGAGCTCGGCCTTCAGGACAAAGGAGTTGGCCACAGCGACCTCTTCCCCGGGATTGAGGCCGGTAAGGATCTCGAAGGCGTCATCGTCGGCCCTGCCGAGAGTCACGTCCCGGCGCTCGAAGCCCTCCGGGGTCCGCACGAAGGCGACCTTCTCGCCGCCGATGGTCTGGATGGCGGACTTGGGCAGCCGCACCTTGACCTTGTCCTGGGCGATCTCGACCTCGGTGGTGACGAAGGTGCCGGGCCGCCAGGCCATGTCCTTGTTCGGCAGGGCGACGATGACCCGAGCCGAGCGCGTCTCCGGGTTGAGGATGGGACTGACGAACACCACCTTGCCCTCGCCGCGGGCGGCGGCGTCGCCGACGATGGTCACCTTGGCACCCTCGCGGACCTTCGAGAGTTCGGTGGTCGGAACCGCGAGCTCGATCCACACCGAGGACAGGTCGGCGACCGTGTAGACGTCGGCCGGGTCGCCTTCCTTGCCCACGGCGGTGCCGACGTCGACCTTGCGCTCGACCACCCGCCCGGCGAGGGGTGACTTCAATTCGTAGCGGCGTAGGCTCGACAGGTTCGGCGTGGTCTCGTCCTTCCTGGCGGACGTCGCCACCTCGGCGGCGTTCAGGCCAAGGGCCGACAGCTTCTGGCGCGCGAGATCGACCCTGAGCGTCGCCTCCGAGTAGGCGGCCTTCGCGTTCAGGAATGCCGATTCCGCGGAGATCCGCTTGTCCCAGAGGGCCTGCTGGCGGTCGAAGTTCGTCTTCTCCAGGTCAGCCTTGACCGTCGCGGTGAGGAAGTCGCTCTTGGCCTCGGCGACCTCGCGGCTGTCGAGTACGGCCACGACCTCGCCCTTGGCGACCTCCTCGCCGAGGCGCTTGCGCATTTCGGACACGGTGCCGACGACCCGCACGGGAACGCGTGCGATCCGGTCGGCGTCCTGCGCGATGGTGCCGGGCACCAGCAAATGGCGCGAGAGAATCCCGCCCTCGACCATCGCCAGCTCGATGTCCTGCTCGGCGGCCTGCTCGGCCGTCATCTTGATCTTGCCCTCGCCCTCCTCGTCGTGGCCGTTCGCCTCGCCCTCGGCGTGCTTGTGGCCACCGGCTTCGGGCTTGGCCTCTCCCTCGGAGTGCTTGTGCTCGCCGGAAGGCTTGGGCTCGCCGTCGGCATGCTCGTGGCCATGGTCGCCGTGACCGTGCCCATCGTCGGCTGCGGGTGTCACCGGCCTGGTAACGGCCGCATTGGTTGGGGGCGTCGCCCGGGCGTTCGTGAGGCCGGCGGCCGCGAGGGCGCCCTGCACGACCTCGGACACACGGGGGAAGGCACCGCCGATGACGATGCCGATGGCCAGGAAAGCCACGGAAAGGAATGCACGCATGGGAATGGGCCGGGTTCCGACCGGGACGTCGCACGGCCGCTTAGGCGGCGGGAAACGGTCCCGTACTGGGTATTTCGCGAATTAGAGGCAGCCGTGACCCGTGTGGGGCCGGCCGGGACGCGCCACGGACGTGGCGGCGTCGCCTCAGGCGCGAGGCGGCCTGGGTTGGCGGTCGGGCGAGACCGATCCGATGGGTGTGGTCACGGTCGCGTAGGAGGCACGCCCCGTCCCGCGGGGCGGTAGGGCCGGCGTCCCGTCGACGCTGAGTGCCTGATGGCAGCCGCAGGTGGCATGGCAGGCGGGGCAGGCATCGGAGTGATCGACGGCGGCTGCCAGGGTTGGTGCGGACACGGACAGTTCGTGACCAACGGACCGGTGGGCCTCGGCGGAATGGATCGCGCCCGGGACGACGAGCGCCAGGACCAAGACGAGCGAGAGCACTCGCACGGTGGTCGCCCACCAGCCGCGCATCGTCTCGTAGGCCCTGATCCGAGGTCCCGTGGTCATGGTCGCCTTATGAACGATTCAGGGCCACCCGTACATGCCGGATGGCCCTTTGGCAGGGTCGAACCTTAATAGTCGTCGTGGTGATGGTGGTGGTGCCGGCGCTCGCCGTAGTACCGACGTTCCCCATAGAACGCCCGGTCGCCGTAATCCCGATGCGGACGGTGGATGACGACATCATCGTGGTCGCCATGATGGTAGCGGTCGACGTGGACGTCCCCGCCGCGCCGGTCGAAGTCGCCGCCATAGTATTGGGCGGACGCGGCGGCCGGGGCCAGGATCAGGCCGACGGCGACCAAGGCTGGAATGCGAACTCGCATGGCTCGTTCCTCAAAGGGGTATGCCTCAAGATGGGCGCGCCGAGTTGAACGAAGCCTGAAACAGCCGTTCATGGAAGCGTGGATGAAGATATCCGGGACGCCGTGAAACAGGTTCACGAGATCCCGGATCGGCAGAACTCAGTGACGCTCGATGATCGTCGTGCGACGCTCGCCGCCGTGATGGTCATCGTGGTGGTCGTCATGGTGGTGATGCTCGCGCACGACCTCGCGGTGTTCATGGCGGTCCCCGTGATGCCCCTCGCCGTGGCGCTCACCATGACCGTCGCCATGGACCCTGACGCCGCCCGGGCCGACATCGATGTGCTGCGCAAGGGCCGCGACCGGCGAAAAGGCCAGGGTCACGATGGCGGCGATGGCTCCGAACTTGGTCTTCATGTTGAGGCTCCCTCTCTCGAATACTGCGCAGGAACGTACGGATCGAGAAAACCGATCCGAATGCTCCCGGTGAAATTCGGGAATATTTGGCAAGGGAGTTCGTGCGACGCGGGATCGTGTGCGCGAAACGACGATCCTGCAGGGCGGCACCCACGCGGGTTACGGCATGGAAGCGCAACAGCTCTTCGTGGTCGGGCGGAGACTGGAAGGACCACGGGAGGGGTGCCCGCCCCGGCACGAGGCCGAGGCGGGCGGTTCACGGTACCGAGGAGGGCACTACCGTACCGTGAAGCCGTCGGGCGGGAGCGGACCGGTCATCCCCCGCCAAGGGCGTAGCCTATGCCGACGGCAAGGAAGGCGAAGACGACCAGGAGGGGAAGCGTACGCATCGGTGCATCCTCCCGGCCTTCCGAGGTCAGCGTCGTCCGCTCACTTCTTGCCGTGGGAGTGACCGTGGGCGTGCCCATCCTTGTCGGAATGGACGGGCTTGCCGTCCTTGCCGACCTCGCGGGCCTCGCTCTCGCGCGGGTCGTCGCGATGGGCCGGGCCACCGGCCACGCCGCCGGTGTTCGGCACGGAGCGCTCGGGATTGTTCGCGTTCCCATGCCCGTCCTCGGCGGCGTAGGCGGGAGCCGAGAGGCCTGCTAGTAGGCCGAGGGTGAGAAGGGCGGCGATGGTACGCTTCATAATTCTGATCCCTGGGGTTCGGCAGCCGGTGCGGCCGCTTCGAGACCTGAGATAGCGACCCTGTTTTACACCCGGACGCCTGGTTCGTGACGAAGTGTGTCAGCGACCGGCGCGCGGCAGGGAGATCCGGACCCGAAGGCCGCCTCCCGACCGATTGGATAGGGCGATGCCGCCTCCCTCCGCCTCGACGATCCGGCGCGCGATGGTCAGGCCGAGGCCGGTGCCGCCGGTGTTGCGGTTCCGCGACGCTTCGAGGCGGGTGAACGGCTCGAAGGCGCGGGCGACCTCTTCAGGCGGGATGCCTGGACCATCGTCCTCGACGGTGAGCACCAGCTCTTCCGGCTCCACGTCGAGCGAAATAAAGGCGCGGGTCCCGTAACGCACGGCGTTGTCGACGACGTTGTCGAGCGCGCGTCGCAGCGCAACTGGGCGCACCGTCGCGAGTGCGCGGCCAGGGCCCGCATAGGCGACCTCGCGGCCAGCGTCCGAGGACGTGTCGGCGATGCTCATGAGGACGCTCGCGACGTTGGCAACCTGGCGCGGCTCCGGGTCCGCGTCGCCCCGAAGGTACGCCAGGGTCGAATCGACCATCGCCTGCATGTCGTCGAGGTCCGAGCCCATCGCCCGGATCTCGCCGCCCTCGGGCAGCCCGTCGAGGCGGAGGCGAAGCCGCGCGATGGGGGTGCGCAGGTCGTGGGAGACGGCCGCCAGGGCCTGGGTCCGTTCCGTCACCAGCCGATGGATGCGGTCCTGCATCGCGTTGAGGGCCCGGGCGATATCGCGGGTCTCGTCGGGGCCGGCTTCCCTCACGGGGACCACCTTTCCGTGCCCGATTTCGGCCGTAGCGCGGGTGAGGTCGCGCAACGGTCCCGCGATCCGGTGCATCAGAACGACGGCGGCGACACCGACGAGGATGGCCATCGCCGTCGCGAGGTAGGCCCACGATCCGAGCCGTGCGAGGCCGGGTGCATGGGCCGAGCGGAAGGTCAAAAAACTCCCGTCCGCCAGGGCGAGCGCACCGCCCAGGTCCTCCTGATGAAGGGCCTCGTGGCCACTGTCCATCGCGAGTGCGAGACCGGGTTCGAGGCTCGGCTCCGACGCGATCATCCGGGACCTGAGCGACCACATCGCCGGGTCGCCGGCCCTGTCAGGGAGCAGGGTCGAGGTCGGCGACCATCCCAGCTCGAAATGCGCGGACGACAGGGCCTTCGCCTCGGCGTCGCGTTCGGTCTGTGGGCGGCGGAGCACCGCCTCGCGCGCCAGGGTAAGCTGGTTGGCGACCTGCCGCGCGAACGCATCGTCCGCCGCGGCGGTCGCGGATTGCCGATAGAGAAGCAGTGCCCCGCCGTGGACGGCGAGGATGGCCAGGAGCAGGACTGCGACCGTTCGGGCTTCCAGGCTGCGGGCCAAGGGTGCCAGGCGTCTCAAGCGCGCTCAACCTTCGAGGCGAGCATGTAGCCGGCCCCGCGCACGGTCTTGATGACCGGAGGCAGGCCCTCGGGCGGTTCGAGCTTGCGCCGCAGGCGGCTCACCAGGGTGTCGACGCTGCGATCCGTGGGGGACCCGAGCCTGGCACGGGACAGTTCGAGGATCATCTCCCGGCCCAGCACGCGCCCCGGGTGTTCGAGGAAGACGAGGAGGAGGTCGTACTCGGCGCCGGAGAGGTCGACGGCCGCCCCCTCGGGATCGACGAGCGAGCGGCTGCGCATGTCGAGCCTCCAGCCTGAGAAGGAGAGCACCTCGGATACCGGGGACGAGGGCGACGAGGGTGCCATGGAGGCGCGGCGCAAGACGGCACGGACACGGGCCAGGAGCTCGGGCCGGCCGAAGGGCTTGGCCACGTAGTCGTCGGCCCCAAGTTCCAACCCAAGCACCCGGTCGGCCTCCTCGTTGCGGGCGCTGACCATGATCACCGGCACCGTGCTCCTCGCGCGCAACGCCCGGAGCAGGTCAAGGCCCGAGGCCCCGGGCAGCATCACGTCAAGCAGGACGAGGTCGACGCCACCGGCAGGCAGGAGGCGCCAGAATTCAATGGCGCTTCTGCAACCGGTGACACGATAGCCCGCCTCGCGGAGAAGGCGGGTGACCAGCAGACGCAGGCCGTCGTCATCCTCGACGAGGAGGACGTGTTCCGAACCATCGGAACCCGCGTTGCCCCCGTTTTCGTGGATCAACGATTCCTCCGTCCTGCAATGGGCGTCACCGTTCCGTCCGCGGGGGCATTCATACACCCGATGCCGGTCAAACGACGTGGGCGGGTGCGAGGATGCAGGCGGTGTCGCTGCTGGTCTCCACCTGCAGGGTGGTGTGGCCGATGCCGAACCGTTCCTTGATGCCGACGGCCGTTTTCATGAGGAACTCGTCGTCGGGCCGGCCGCCAGGCATTAGGAGATGGGCGGTAAGGCATGTCTCCGTGGTGCTCATCGCCCAGATATGCAGGTCGTGGAGTGACGCGACCCCCGGAAGTCCTTCGAGGTGGCTGCGGACGGCGTCGGGGTCGATGCCCGGCGGGACGGCGGCGAGGGATAGCGTGAGGCTGTCGCGCAGGAGGCCCCAGGTGCTCCAGACGATAATGAAGACGATGGCGAGGCTGACGACGGGATCGAGCCAGGTCCATCCGGTGTAGAGGATCACGAGGCCGGCAATGACCACCCCGGCCGAGACGGCGGCGTCGGCGACCATGTGCAGGAACGCGCCCTTGATGTTGATGTCCCCCTTGGCACCAGAGGCGAACAGCCAGGCGGTGATGCCGTTCACCAGGATGCCGACCGCCGCGACGATCATCACGGTCTTGCCGGCGACCGGGGCGGGCTCGCCGAAGCGCTGGATCGCCTCCCAGGCGATGGCGCCAACGGCCACCAGCAGGAACACCGCGTTGAACAGGGCCGCCAGGATCGAGGAGCCCTTCATCCCGTAGGTGTACCGCGCGCTCGGGGCGCGCTTGGCCAGCACCGTCGCGATCCACGCCACGACGAGACCGAGCACGTCCGAGAGGTTGTGTCCGGCATCGGCCAGCAGGGCCATCGAGTTCGCCAGCACCCCATAAGTGGCCTCGATGGCGACGAAGCCCACATTGAGGGCGATGCCAATTGCGAACGCCTTCCCGAAGCTCGCCGGGGCGTGGGAATGCCCGGGATGGTCATGGGTCGCATGGGCCTCATGGTCATGCGACCCGTGGTCGTGACCGGCGTGTGCGTCGTTCGTCGTCATGGTCGTCCTGTAGCGGTCTTCGACATTCAACGGGTTTGACCGGGGCTCACTTGGCCGGTGCGGGGAGCGTCGCGACGGCGTCTCTCTGGTGCTCGGTCCAGGCCTGCTGAAGAATTTGGATTGAGGAAGTCACGAAGATCTCGGCCATCACCGCCGCCACGATCAGGTCGGGCCACGCCATGACGGCACCCTTTAACCTTAGAGCCGCGACGACGATCATGAGTAAAGGTCCGCCCTCCGCTAGGTAGGCTTGCACTCGATTTGCGCGCCGTGAATTTTGGGGAGGCTCCTACGTGGCGGGCAGGAGGCTCGTTTTTGGAACGTCGGTCGCATCGCCGCAGCCGGCAGTTGGTGATGATGGTGAAGGGGGACGGCGACCGAGGTCTGTAAGTCGTCTGGATGTGCCCGCACGAATGGCGGAAGGGTATGGTGCTGCATCCTCGGCGGGGGCGGTTAAGGGCCAGTTTCAAAGAGCCGTGTGCCCACACTATGGAATCGTCAGAACCGCCTGTCGACGCCAACATACACCCTTTATTGACGTCGGCGGCTGACCTGGGCGCATACTGATGTAGCCAGGGTCATCGATCTCAGCCGCTTGTTCTGCCAGATCGTCCCGAGCCACTGTTTCTAGCAGCCGTCGATAAAATCAGATGTCACAGGGTTCGATCACTGGCTGGATGAAGCGCAAACCTGCGGTGTCTGCATGGCGGAGAGCGTCGCTGCCGGCATCACTTAGCACGGAGACGCCATTCTGTCCGCGCTGATACCGCTTTGGAGCAGCAGGCAGGTTGAAGGCACATCACCTTTCTCACCTGAAGGGATTCGAGATCAACCGCCCTACCGAGCAAGCCAACCGACACCGCCTATATCGAGTTGTTCAACGGCCGCCCACGGGGAGAATGTCTGAACGCCTAGTGGTTCCTGTCGTTGACGGATTAGCGCGAAAGCATCGACGAATGGTGGCGCCAATATAACAAAAATCAACCTCACACGACCTCAGATAGCTTAACGCCAAATAATTCGGTGTCAATCATTTACATCTCGATTAATTTTATCCAGATCAGAAGAGGAACAGAGCTAATCTAAAGTTATGTCGGTCTATAGTTGCACTTTTTCCACCATATTGAGACAAGCCGTTCTAACCCTTGTTTGCCAACCTAACTACGTGCCCCCACCAGGGCGCCGCCGCCTGCGACTAGATGACAAGGTTAGCACCTCATAAAGAAAACAATAGATTTTTACACGTTACCTGACATAAGCTCTTTAGATGCATCTGATACATAGGGCGAAGTTTCATCCAGGTCATGGAGGCGCCGGAAAAGCATAACTAGGCCCAAATTCGGGCCAGGAGGACCCCTGGGCATGGGAAGTGAGCCCGCAGTGCAACGGCCGCGCGACCGCTTTACCGACGACCTGTTCAACCCCGACGGGCTAAGTTACGCCAATGTCGAAGAACAGATCAAAGCCGAGAAAGAGGCAGCCCGGCAGGCCGCAAAGGCTAGGAAGCTTGAGCGTGCACGCGAAGTCTACGCGCGCAATCGTCTGATCCGCCTCGCGGCGGCGGCGGCGGCGGCGGCCGACTGAAAAGAGCAAGCCCGGCAAGCTGTAAAGCTCGCCGGGCTTTTTCCATGCCTGCAGGGCGGCGGCATCGCCTGTCTTGTCACGACTTAGCGACCATCGAACGCTTCAACGGCCGGTTTATGAGCTGTCGAAATCACCCCCCCCTTGGGGTCCCTTCCTTGGGCGGCTTGCTCGATTCGTATTTCCCCGATGGTGTTCATGGGTAAGCCGTGGAGATTGATGGACCTCCCATGGGAGCCCTCAAGGATCATGGCATCATCCCATATTTATTTGCATACCCCGCCAAGGCTCCTGGATGACCGCCAGGGCATACCCGAACACCCTGGGTCTCAGAGTGAAGGCAGACTGAAACTCATGGGCGTGTCATGGGAGAAAACGGACTTCGTATGGGCAAGACATGGGAGGAGGTAGGGTAAGTCTCGCGTTAACCTCAGGCGTTAAGGCTAGGCCCCTGTGAACACTGGTTAAATGCCTAAGCTGGGGGCACGTTTCGAATGTGCGGGCTCGCAGAGGTGCCGGGCCGCGCACGGTCGACACCATGCGGATAAAATGCCCCCCCGAACCAATCGCCCCCCCCAGGGGCATGACTTCCCCTTGGACTTCCATTGGAGGACCAAGCCTGCCTTCATCGCCGCCGCCGGCGTCAGCCTGATAGGCCACCCCCGGGCCCTTGAGGCCCGGAACTCTATAATGACGAGCCTCGTCCGCGCCGCCCTCGCGGGCCAGGGCGGCTGGGTCTCATACTCGCGGTCAAAAAGGTTCTACGAGCCCCTGTCCCGGTACGAAGGGACCGCGTACACGTACGACCGGGTCAAGGCGGCGGTGCAGGAGCTCCTGGACCTCGGCTTGATCGAAGAAGAGCGTGCGCTCCCCGGGCCCGCCTCGCACGGCTGGCAGTCACGCATGCGGGCTACCGACCGGCTCATCGCCGCCTTCAACGACTGCCCTTTCGAGCATGTCGGGCCAAGGGAGGTCATCGAGCTCCGGGACGTCGACGGCGAGCGCATGGCGTACACTGACACGGACAACACCCGGCGCCTGCGCAAGGTCATGGAAGCCCGCAACGAGGCCGCCAGCGCCATCCGCATCGAGATGCCCGAGGGCGACGGATGGCTCCACACGCCGGGGCACGTCCGCGCCCGGTCCGAGAAGACCGGCGGCTGGGTTGGCCTTCGCCCCACGCCAGCGCCCATCATGGTCCGGATCTACGGCCGCGGCCGGTGGGACATGCACGGGCGCCTGTACGGCTGGTGGCAGCAGCTCCCCCAGGCCCGACGCATCGAGCTCCTCATCAATGGCGAGGTGGCGTTCGAGGAAGACTGGAGCGCCTGTCACCCTAGGCTCCTCTACGCCATGGCCGGGAAAGTCCCCGTCGGCGAAATCTACGACGTGGACGGGTACGACCCGAGGCACGTCAAAGCGGCGCTCCTCACCGTCATGAACACGAGGACGACCTACGGCGGCATCCTGTCTCTCATGAAGCGGGAAGAGGACAGCCCAGGCGAGTGGCCGCACTCCCTCGACTACACGAAGGGCTTGATGAAAGCGGTCACGCACCGGCACGAGCCCATCGCCCATTTCCTCGGGGCCGACATGGGGGTCCGCCTGATGCACATCGAGAGCGAGATGTGCGTCGAGGTCCTCAAGAAGTCCGAGAAGGAGAACATACCGGCGCTGCCGGTGCACGATTCTTTCGTGACGCAGGCCTCGAAGGGGCCCCGAGTGACCGCCATCATGGCCGACGTCATGGATGCGACGTGCGCCGAGATAAACCCCTGTCAGACCTCAAGAAAGAGGGGATTCACCCCACATATGGGAGCGCGGGGTGCGCGGGCGGTTGGTTCCGGGTGTTGCGTGGGTTCTTCCGCCTCCGCGTCTCCTGAGGTCGTCAAGACTGAGGCGGTCTCCGTTCCTGTCTCGCCCGTGGCTTCTCCTACCCCTCGGCCCTTGCGCTGGGACCCGGCGGAGAGGCTTGAGGCGATGATCGCGTACCAGATCAAGACCGAGAGGATCTTGATGTCTGAGGAGCGGTGTGAGGGGATTTTCGAGGCATGGGAGCGGCGAGAGGCTAACGCTCGTGCAATCGCGAAATCGGTATGTGCGTACGAGAACGAAGCCGGAATTCGTGCCTTCCCGACGCACATCGTCCCCGACCGTATCGGTCCCAAGACAGCCTCCCTCAAGCGGGGGCGTAGCCCGAGGAAAGCTGGTTCCACGGTCAGGGGCCGGAGGCCTCGGGGATGCCTCAGTGAGGTCAGGGCGTAGCCTTCAGGATAGCCTCAGGGATAGGGGCCGGAGGCCTTAGGAGAGCCTCGTAGGATAGGGGCGTAGCCTCTAGGGTCACCCTATACCTTGCGGGGGCCGGAGGCCTCAGGAGAGCTTCCCAAGCTGTCAGGGGGGTAGCCAACCGAGATGACATTTTCCTTGTCAGGACCGTAGGTTACGTCGCTTCTCCCCTTGTACAATTCGTCTGAATTCGCTATCTTTTAGCTGTCTCCGCATGGGACGGGCGTTGCACCTCAACCCCCGAAACCCCGTCCCCCGCACCACGGAGGACGGGGTTTCTCGTTGTGGCTTGCCAGGGTCGAGCGCACCCTATGAGCATGTCCGCCGGCATCCCCTTGAACCCATCCCTCCCTGCCTCGAAGGCGACCCGTCGTGATGCGGACCGGGCGAGGAAACGCGCCGCCCGTCAGGCCCTTCGCGAGGCAGGCGCGCCTGACCCTCGCCAACTCGATGCGGCTATCGTCGACGCCCTTCGGGACGTTCTCCTGGCCTGCGCCAACTCGGTCGGGAACCGACCGGGGGAGCCCCTGGTGGCTAGCGTCGTGGATGCCAGGGAGGTCCTCCGCCTCGCCCTACGGGGTCTCCGGGGACGCGATAGCGGTGGCGTGCCCCTTCAGACGGAGGCGATACGTGCGGCCTTGGTGGCTCGTCTCGCGCCCCCTCAAGACGGGTCAGGGGCGTAGCCCAAGGGCATCCCTATGCCCAAGGGATGATCCGCACTCCGTCCCTCACCCCTGCACGATTTCATGCAGGGGCATGCCCGTTGGCGGTTTCGATGCCCTGCGTACCCGGAGGCCTCGGAGGGCCTGGGATCGTCCGTTGCACGGCCCCGGGGCAGGATCCCTCCCGTGCGCTGGTCCGTACTGCGTCGCCCTCCCTGACCCCTCCTAGGGGGGCGACGGGAGGGCATCCCCTTCCCGGACAGCCGGTGACAAAGGGCGAGATAGGGGGTGGAGTGGGTCCCTCCTGGGGGAGGCGAAAGCAGGAGTCGCGGGTCCGTAGGCTGGCCCGGCATACACCGGAAATTTTTGGGTACGCACCCCGCATACCGCCTGGATGATCAGAGGGTTACGGGTGCGCACCGACGTCCGTCTTAGGTACGCAGAGATCCAGTCCGCACCCGTGCGTACCTTGCGCGGCTACGACCGCAACGCGCGTACGCACTCGGACAGTCAGATCTCCCAGATCGGAGCCGCAATCGAGCGCTTCGGTTTCACGCAGCCTCTCCTTGTGGACGAGCACGACGTGGTCATCCTCACTGACGGCAGCCAGGACGTCCGGACGCTCATATACCTGGCGCACGACAATCTGTTGGGCATCCCGAATTCCAACAACGCGCTCTATCTGTTCGTGGCCACGCGCGACGAGGGCGAGACGTGGTTCTCGACGTCGGTCAATAATGGGGCCGGGACAGGCCCCCCAGTCAACGTTCAGATGTCCTCTTGGGCGGGGATGCACCCCCTTTTCCCGACCTAGCTCCCCAGTCCATCGAGGCGACGCGAGACGATCCCGGGGGCCCCGGACAGGGCCTCCTCCACGAGGTCGTAGAATGGCAACCGCGGCTTGTACCGGGCCTCCTCGACTATGAGCGCCAGGATCTGCGTCTTGCCGTTGCGCCGTCGGATAAGGGCCGGGGGCTTGTCCGGCCGGAGCTTCACCCATCTCACGCCGGGCTGCTGCATGACGCGCTGGACGTATCCGCGGGGCAGGTTTCCGTACGCATTCCGGGGAGCGTCTTTCCCGGGGATCAACGGTCCGAGCTTGGTCGTCGCGTAATCGCCGGCTTTCCGGACCCCACCGAATATCTC
This region includes:
- the ompR_6 gene encoding Transcriptional regulatory protein OmpR, with protein sequence MIHENGGNAGSDGSEHVLLVEDDDGLRLLVTRLLREAGYRVTGCRSAIEFWRLLPAGGVDLVLLDVMLPGASGLDLLRALRARSTVPVIMVSARNEEADRVLGLELGADDYVAKPFGRPELLARVRAVLRRASMAPSSPSSPVSEVLSFSGWRLDMRSRSLVDPEGAAVDLSGAEYDLLLVFLEHPGRVLGREMILELSRARLGSPTDRSVDTLVSRLRRKLEPPEGLPPVIKTVRGAGYMLASKVERA
- the czcB gene encoding Cobalt-zinc-cadmium resistance protein CzcB yields the protein MRAFLSVAFLAIGIVIGGAFPRVSEVVQGALAAAGLTNARATPPTNAAVTRPVTPAADDGHGHGDHGHEHADGEPKPSGEHKHSEGEAKPEAGGHKHAEGEANGHDEEGEGKIKMTAEQAAEQDIELAMVEGGILSRHLLVPGTIAQDADRIARVPVRVVGTVSEMRKRLGEEVAKGEVVAVLDSREVAEAKSDFLTATVKADLEKTNFDRQQALWDKRISAESAFLNAKAAYSEATLRVDLARQKLSALGLNAAEVATSARKDETTPNLSSLRRYELKSPLAGRVVERKVDVGTAVGKEGDPADVYTVADLSSVWIELAVPTTELSKVREGAKVTIVGDAAARGEGKVVFVSPILNPETRSARVIVALPNKDMAWRPGTFVTTEVEIAQDKVKVRLPKSAIQTIGGEKVAFVRTPEGFERRDVTLGRADDDAFEILTGLNPGEEVAVANSFVLKAELGKAEADHAH
- the czcD_2 gene encoding Cadmium, cobalt and zinc/H(+)-K(+) antiporter; its protein translation is MTTNDAHAGHDHGSHDHEAHATHDHPGHSHAPASFGKAFAIGIALNVGFVAIEATYGVLANSMALLADAGHNLSDVLGLVVAWIATVLAKRAPSARYTYGMKGSSILAALFNAVFLLVAVGAIAWEAIQRFGEPAPVAGKTVMIVAAVGILVNGITAWLFASGAKGDINIKGAFLHMVADAAVSAGVVIAGLVILYTGWTWLDPVVSLAIVFIIVWSTWGLLRDSLTLSLAAVPPGIDPDAVRSHLEGLPGVASLHDLHIWAMSTTETCLTAHLLMPGGRPDDEFLMKTAVGIKERFGIGHTTLQVETSSDTACILAPAHVV
- the envZ_4 gene encoding Osmolarity sensor protein EnvZ, with protein sequence MRRLAPLARSLEARTVAVLLLAILAVHGGALLLYRQSATAAADDAFARQVANQLTLAREAVLRRPQTERDAEAKALSSAHFELGWSPTSTLLPDRAGDPAMWSLRSRMIASEPSLEPGLALAMDSGHEALHQEDLGGALALADGSFLTFRSAHAPGLARLGSWAYLATAMAILVGVAAVVLMHRIAGPLRDLTRATAEIGHGKVVPVREAGPDETRDIARALNAMQDRIHRLVTERTQALAAVSHDLRTPIARLRLRLDGLPEGGEIRAMGSDLDDMQAMVDSTLAYLRGDADPEPRQVANVASVLMSIADTSSDAGREVAYAGPGRALATVRPVALRRALDNVVDNAVRYGTRAFISLDVEPEELVLTVEDDGPGIPPEEVARAFEPFTRLEASRNRNTGGTGLGLTIARRIVEAEGGGIALSNRSGGGLRVRISLPRAGR